GCGTTGGCCCGTTTCGGCTTTACGGGCATCCCGTTGTTGAGGCCTGTGTGGAGTCGGGCTGCGATTACTTGGACATTTCCGGGGAGCCCGATTTTATGGAGAGGATGGAGGCTTTGTACCACGAGAAGGCGGTGGAGAAGGGGTCTTTGGTTATCTCTGCTTGCGGGTTTGATTCCATTCCGGCGGAGATCGGGTTGATGTTTCACTCGAAACAGTGGGCCGAGCCCTCGTGCCCGAACTCCGTCGATGCGTACTTGAGCTTGGAGTCGGACAAGGAAATTGTTGGGAATTTCGGGACGTACGAATCTGCTGTTCTTGGAGTGGCTAATGCTGATAAGTTGATGGAGTTGAGAAGGTCAAGGCCAAAAAGAGCCCGGCCCGCGGTATGCTCTCTCTTTCTTGTTATAGAATCCAGTGTCTTGTTTGCTTGCTCATGTGCTCTTAATTTACTCTCATTAGCTTACTTGCGTTTGGCCAGAGTAATTAAGTTAAGAATTGAAGGTAGTGTTTGTATAAATATTAATCAAGAAAGTTGCAATTTTTACATTTTAAGAATCGAAACTAGCATTTATGTAAAAATTGATCAAGAAAGGGAATTTTTTTTCAGTTCAGTGGCATAGCTCTCAATGGCTTGATTAAACCTCCTGGTTGCGATATCTAAAACTGTTGAAGAAGATTAACTGTTGATAGGCGTAAAGCATCTTTATGAATCCTGGTCTTCTTAGTGACTCAATCTTTCCGATTGCATTTGTTACCCAAGTCCCTTAGCTTAATCCGTACAAGGCTACACATGTCAATTGTAAATATTAGAACGAATAAATGTATCTTCCTTAGCCATTGAAGAAAATTAGAATCGCGAAACTCCTCTAGctctctgataccatattagaAGCAAAATGATCCCATATTGAACGAAGAAACCATATCTATTGAATACGAGAGAGAACGGTTTACAACTCTAAAAATGATATCTGATTGCAAAAATGTGTGTGGAAATAAGCCTATATAGTGTTCTATGTACACGTGTGATATGGACACATCATCTACATGTTCACACAGGAAAATACATTTATTCATTTTCTAATTGTAAACTTTGGTTGTTGTTTTCTTTCAAGTTTTGGTTCTATATCCTTAGGGCTTCAACTCCATGGGGCGTATCCGATTACTCTATTTCCTTGCCGACAAATCTGTGTTATTTTTTCAAAGATTTAGTGAAACTGATGATTTATGATGTCCATTTGATGATACTATTAGTTATCGAGCCCCatcgtttttttttatgtgaactGTACCATAAACTCGAGCTCGGAAATTGGGAAATTGTGGGATTGACGGGGGATGGTAGGAAAAATTTCCAGTTTCTTTGAGAAAATCTAAAGCTTCAGGGTGCTAAACTATTTGTTGTTTGCTATTACGCACTTTTTCAAGGATGGTTGCTTCTAGACAAACCTCCTAGCTGTCTCTGCGCCCCTACCTCCCTTATCACTCAGCGATTATTTAGGGGCCTTAGCTGGTGATCCGAGTTGTTTCTCTCTCGACAATGAAGCTTATCCCCCATCGTCTAACTGGCCGACCTTGACCCCTGTTATTTTGAGGTTATATCTAGTATTCAGAGTTTGCCTCGATTTGGTACCGCTCTCGCGGGCCCACACCGAAACAGTGTTTTACCACTAGATGTCCAGTCAACTGCTGCGCCTCAACGCGTTTCGGGGAGAACCAGCTAGCTCTGGGTTCGAGTGGCATTTCACCCCTAACCACAACTCATCCGCTGATTCTTCAACATCAGTCGGTTCGGACCTCCACTTAGTTTCACCCAATCCGCATCCTGGTCATGGATAGATCACCCAGTTATCTCGCCATTGGTTGAAACCAAAAACGAAAAGATTGTCCTCAAGTGAAATCTTCATTTGGTCTCTTATACCAATTTGGACAGATGCTGTGGTACAATTCGATCAAGGGTTTGGACTTTACCTTGTGCTGTTCGAAGCGCGATGCCGTCATCTTAGGTAGGAAGCATTGTTCAGGTGATATTAACCAAGCATCTAAGatgttgaaaaatattgatgtgtGATAATCAAACTGTTTAAGCATTTGAGGCGTGGAATAATCCTCGTGTCTTCTTTCttcatatcatatttttcatgtcatAATTTTGGTGTCACCTTCAGTGGACTTATATAATCAGTATGCTTTCAGAAAAATTGTTCATCAAGTTTGCATGTATGATTCAGATTCTAGGACCTGGGCCTGCAAAAGGTTCTATCATCGAGCATCAGAAGCACCTTGGGCTCTGGGCCTTAAAGCTACCATCAGCTGATTCCGTCGTGGTTCGAAGAACCCTAAGCACCCTGACTGAAAATCCCCATGGTTTACCTGGTGTGAATGAGACTCCAGAGCACCACAAAAAGAGGGAGGCCTTCTGGTCATTAGTGAAGCCAGCCCATTTTGGAGTAAAACTAGGAACAAAATCACTCCTTGGTTTGTTTCCTGTCATCATGCTTGGGATATTCATCGGGCTGTTGAGCAAAACTTCACAAGGAAGATGGCTTCTCTTGAAATTCCCTGCGTTTTTCAGCTGCGGGTGGTTCAAGAAGAAAGGGCCTTCTGAGGATCAAGTGGCGAGTGCTACCTTCAAGATGTGGTTCGTTGGACACGGGTACAGTGACAGCAGTCTGGCATCACAAGGGAGCAAGAAAGTGGATACTGAGGTAATAACAAGAGTAATGGGACCTGAAATCGGCTATCTAACGACTCCGATTATCCTAGTTCAGTGTGCTCTTATTCTACTCAACAGCCGAGAAAATCTACCTAAGGGTGGAGTCTTCACTCCAGGCATCGTATTTGGCCCGACCGATCTCCAAGAACGGCTCCAAGAGAATGGAATATCTTTCGATTTCATTTCGAAGAAAGCTCTTTCGGCCTAAGTTGTGTTATTTGGCACTGCGTTTGAACCTCGAACACTAACCTAATAATGAACAAGAATGCTTTGTCTGGGCATTTCTTTGAATGAAATTTCTTGGCCACACTTGAATTATAATTAATCTTTCGTGTTCTTGGGTTTATTAGGTATTATGCGAAGTATTtgaaatatggaaaaaaaatacagaaatGACGATACCTTATTCTCAATTCTTTCTTCGATAAAACGAGCTCGGAGAAAGAAAATATAGGAGTACCCGACCTTATGGAGAATGTGTCAAATTCatgtatatttaaataaataaatattatacgaTGACtgtattttaaataaacataaCTATTCCTACACCAATCACAGCCTcgagaatttaaaatatttaatgtaaaCGAATGAAAAAATGACATTTGAAATTGAGGCATTTCCCGATCAGTTACTCTATTATATGTTAATATcatgatatttaaaatgataGAATTCTGTTATTTATATtctctttaatattttatatatttgactGTATTACGCTAGGAAGACATTTATGGGAGAGAAGAACTTCTTCATTGAACAAAGAGGGAAAAATGTAATTGACCCCTGTAACTGTACAACTAACATCTATTTATATGTGTTTAGCTCACTAACTACCTTTCTTTTCATATTAACTACTCACTAAACATGGTGGTGTTATATATAACTTAATACCCCCCTCTCAAGATGTACGATATATGTTTTTCACGGACATCTTGGAGAGTAACCCGGAAAGTGTAGTAGAAGGCAAAGGCTTTGTAAACATGTCTGCGAGTTGAAGATGAGAACTGATTGGAAGCAGTTTGATCAGTCCATGGGCGAGCTGGGTTCTAACAAAATGGCAATCAATCTCTATATGCTTTGTACGTTCATGAAAGATGGGATTGTGAGCAATGTGAATAGCCGAACGATTGTCACAAAAGATCGTGGCTGGAGCAGTAGGTGCTGCATGGAAGTCTCGGAGAAGTTGAGTGAGCCATAAAACCTCGCTGGTGGTGCTGGCTAATGCCCGGTATTCTGCCTCAGTAGAAGACCTTGAAACTGTAGCTTGCTTTTTGGCTTTCCAAGAGATTAAAGCATCACCAAGAAAAACACAATATCCAGTGACGGACTTACGTGTATCCATACAAGAAGCCCAATCAACATCTGAAAAGGCACGTAGCTGCAAAGATGAAGAAACAGGAAAAAAGACACCCTGACCGGGAGCTGCCTTAAGGTATCGCAACAGATGATGAACAGCCTGCAGATGCGGGGTACGAGGTTTAGTGAGAAATTGACTAAGCTTGTGTACCGCAAAGACGATGTCTGGCCTGGACAATGTGAGATAAAGAAGTCTGCCAATAAGACGACGATATTGAGAAATATCCTCAAGAAGATCACCATCTGTGTTGTTGAGGCGCAAACGAGGTTCCATAGGAGTAAAAGCAGGTTTGCTTGCTAAGAAACCAGCGTCCTCTAATAACTTGAGCGTGTAGTGACGTTGTGATAAACAAATGCCTTGCTGAGAACGAGCTATTTCAAGACCAAGAAAGAATTTGAGAGCCCCTAGATCTTTGAGCTTAAAAtgtccctgaataaatttcttcAAGGTCTGTATCTGCTGTGATGATGGCCCAGCAataataatgtcatcaacataaacaaGCAACACAACAAACGAAGAACCTGTGCCTTTGGTGAACAATGTATTATCAGATTGTGACTGGGAAAAACCAAACTTTAGGAGAGCTTGAGAAAATTTGGAATACCACTGCCTAGAAGCTTGGCGCAAGCCATAAATCGATTTATGAAGCTTACAAACGAGCTTGGAAGAAGAGGGGATATGAGAAACTCGTTTAGCATAACCAAGGGGCAAATCCATGTAAACTTCCTCCAAAAGATCACCATTAAGGAACGCATTGTTCACATCTAGCTGTGCAAGGTGCCAATTTTTGGTGGCAGCCAAGGCTAGGAGAACTTTGACAGTGGTGAATTTAGCCACTGGGGAGAAAGTTTCAAAAAAATCGATACCTTCCTGTTGAGTGTAGCCTTTGGCGACAAGACGAGCCTTGTGTCGATCCACGGACCCATCCGAGCCATATTTGGTTTTGTAAACCCAACGACATCCAATAGAATGTTTTCCAAGAGGTAAAGGAACAACGGACCATGTGTGATTGGTCTCCAAAGCCTCAAGTTCAGCTGTCATAGCCTCTCGCCAATGAGGAAACTGAACTGCTTGATGATAGAATTGAGGTTCCACTTGGGAAGAGATGTTGAGTACAAGATGCCGATATGACGGAGAAAGAGCATCATAAGTAACACAATCTCCTAGAGGATATTGGCACTTGGAGGGCAATGGAGCTGCCGAATGCAACAGATTGCAATGATAATCACGAAGATACGAAGGTGGATTCGTAACTCTGGACGAAGTACGAGTTCGAATAGGCTGCCGAGATGTAGTGCATGAAGAGTTGGGCAGTGCAGAATCCAAAGAAGGTGGACAAACACTATCAATGCATGGAGAGTCCAACGACATCGGTAAAACCACAGTAGGAAACGGATCAGGAGTGGTGTTGATTGTTTCCAAACGACAGGGAAATGTGGACTCATGAAACACAACATCTCTGGAAATAAAAACCTCTTGAGTTTGGATGTCAAGGAGTTTGTATCCTTTGACACCAGGAGGATACCCTAAAAAAATACAAGAGCGTGCTCTAGGTGACAGCTTATCTCGATGAGCCGCCAATGTAGATGCAAATGCAAGACACCCGAAGCTACGAAGAGTAGAGTAATCAAAAGCCTTTTCATGTAGAAGTTCATAAGGAGACTTATTTTGAGTCCGAGGAGAGGGTACCCGATTGATCAAGAATGCAGCCGTCAAGACACAATCTCCCCAAAATATAGCGGACACACCAGACTGGAAAAAGAGTGCTCGAGCCACATTGAGGAGATGTTGATGTTTCCGTTCGACTACTGAATTCTGCTGAGGAGTCTGCACACAAGAGAATTGGTGCAAGATACCCTTGGCATGACATAACTCAGTGAAGGCAAGTTCTTTAGCATTGTCCGTTCGAAATGCTTTAATCTTTTTGTGAAATTGTGTTTCTATGATGTTATAGAAACGTGTAACAGCCTGCTGAGCATCGGATTTATGGTGCAGTAAGAAAACCCATGTGAAACGAGTACAATCATCCACTAATGTCAAGAAGTAACGATGATTATTATGTGTAGAAATCTGATGTGGTCCCCAAACATCACAATGCACAAGATCAAAAGCATGTGCAGATATATGTTGACGAGAAATAAATGGTAAACGTCGTTGTTTAGCTAATGGACAGATATGACATGCTTTACAAGTATCAAGACTCACAGAACTACAATTCAGATTGCTTCTCAAAAGCTCCATAACCTGGATGGAAGGGTGACCCAGACGCATGTGCCAAGTATTCACAGTGACTTGATTAACAGCAACACATTGAGGCTCAGTCCAATCATCAAGAACATACAGCCCTTCAAGAAGTCTACCCTTGCCAATCATCCTCCTTGTCAAAGTTTCCTGGATAATGAATGAATCATGGCAGAAACATATCACAGATTTGTTATCACCAAGCAGTGAACTCACCGATAATAAATTGAACTTGAATTCGGGAACATAAAGAACATCCGTAAGAACCAAATAGGGGTTGATTCTAATGTCACCACTGAACTTGACGGCAACTGAAGCTTGATTCGGCAAAGTAACCATCGAATTACATATTGGTTTGCATGTTAGAAAAAGCGAAGCATTCGAGCATATATGACGAGAAGCTCCGGAATCAACAATCCAACATGAGGACGAATTCAAGACACTTGAAGCAGATATTGATAAGCAAGTACCTGTGGTGTTGCAGTGAGAGTAGCGATAGATTGGCTGTTTTGGCAATCAAGTGTGGACAAATGTTGAGCAAACATTGTCATTAATTGTTCAACTTGGTCTTTGTTGAAGTTTTGAGGTATATTGTTGGATGAATTGATAGCAGGACTTGAAGAGATAGAAGAACTCGAAGAAATGGGCGTTCCAGAGAGCTGATTGGCAGTAGCAGGGGAAGGCTTAGACAGAAACTTCCCTTTAAACTTGTATCCCGGAGGATAACCATGTATCTTGTAACATGTTTCAATCGTGTGCCCATGAATGTTACACTTTGTACAAAAAGGCCTTTCCCTCTGTGATGCATACCCTTTGTAATTGGAATGTTTCTGTGGTTGCTCACTTTTGACAGCAAAGGCTAAGCTTCCAGTAACATTATTCCCTGAATACCGAGAATCAACAGATCTTTGACGTTCTTCTTGCACAATCAGTGCAAAAATACGATTGATCGGAGGGAGTGGATCAATCAACAAGATTTGGCTCCGGACTTGAGCAAAGGAATCATTAAGACCCATCAGAAAACTCATGGTGTAGTCCATTTGAAAATACTCATCAATCTTTTTCACTACATCACAATTGCACATACCGCAACTACAAGCAGGACGAAAGTTAGATAACTCTTCCCATAGAGCCTTAAGTTTCGTGAAATACACGCTAACAGGATCTTGTTCTTGGCGTAAGCTAACCAATTCTCGTCGTAATTGGAAAACTCTTGGACCATTGCTCTGTTGAAAACGTTCTCTGAGGTCTTCCCATATCTCCGCTGCAGATTCAGAGAAGAGAATACTGGCGGAGATCTCCTTCGAAACCGAATTCAAGATCCACGATATGACAATATTATTGTTGCGAGACcagtaattgagaagatttaaCTCAGTGCTTGGAGGTTTGGCAACTGACCTGTCGATAAATCCCAATTTATTCTTGACCGATAAGGCGATTGTCATAGCTCGACTCCAGGAAACATAATTTTCTCCCGTAAGAACGTGCGAGACCAGCGTGAGGCCTGGGTTGTCGGAATGATGCAGAAAATATGGACTCGTCGGATCATCAAAGGCGGACTGACCAGTTGATGCAGATGAGCCAGACGCAAGCACAGGAGCCATGGAAATAATCCTTAGCGAATAGAGATTCTGAGGAGAAAGATCGCCGATCGCTCCTGAGAAGAAAGATCGTCGGTCGCTTCCAGATTCCGATCAACTCTCGATGTG
This sequence is a window from Primulina huaijiensis isolate GDHJ02 unplaced genomic scaffold, ASM1229523v2 scaffold40239, whole genome shotgun sequence. Protein-coding genes within it:
- the LOC140969125 gene encoding probable mitochondrial saccharopine dehydrogenase-like oxidoreductase At5g39410, whose translation is MAENNPKIFDVIILGASGFTGKYVVREALKFLNVPNSPLKSLALAGRSPSRLSEALNWAASPHLPPKIPLLTADTSDPSSLTRLAAQAKIVLNCVGPFRLYGHPVVEACVESGCDYLDISGEPDFMERMEALYHEKAVEKGSLVISACGFDSIPAEIGLMFHSKQWAEPSCPNSVDAYLSLESDKEIVGNFGTYESAVLGVANADKLMELRRSRPKRARPAILGPGPAKGSIIEHQKHLGLWALKLPSADSVVVRRTLSTLTENPHGLPGVNETPEHHKKREAFWSLVKPAHFGVKLGTKSLLGLFPVIMLGIFIGLLSKTSQGRWLLLKFPAFFSCGWFKKKGPSEDQVASATFKMWFVGHGYSDSSLASQGSKKVDTEVITRVMGPEIGYLTTPIILVQCALILLNSRENLPKGGVFTPGIVFGPTDLQERLQENGISFDFISKKALSA